One region of Pseudodesulfovibrio senegalensis genomic DNA includes:
- a CDS encoding substrate-binding periplasmic protein has protein sequence MNSASRIAAAMLFCMVLLTAHSSLCEQKGMHLVFENQPYAGYICGDGYTVPKNRPGLAVELITMTAKRLGIALSLERMPWKRCLYTVRSGQADGIFPVSQNRDRSRFLAFPSEAPGQPKTTMALCNRSHSFFTLKQSRISWDGMELRNLGSAPVATGTGYTFIHTLDSMGIRHVEFPTQSECFEKLQQGLVGAVATLDDMGQSVLAEHPELLRNVVKLSPPIGSNHYYLAFSRNFVRHNPALVQRFWKTMYAVARSKEFSSIRNTYAANLPH, from the coding sequence ATGAACTCGGCCTCACGAATTGCGGCTGCCATGCTTTTCTGCATGGTCCTGCTGACAGCCCATTCCAGCCTTTGCGAACAGAAAGGCATGCACCTGGTTTTCGAAAACCAGCCCTATGCCGGATACATTTGCGGGGACGGGTACACTGTTCCAAAGAATCGCCCCGGGCTGGCCGTGGAACTGATCACCATGACCGCCAAACGTCTTGGCATCGCCCTCTCTCTGGAACGCATGCCCTGGAAACGCTGTCTGTACACGGTCAGGAGCGGACAGGCCGACGGAATTTTCCCGGTCAGCCAAAACAGGGACCGCAGCCGGTTCCTGGCCTTTCCCTCCGAGGCCCCGGGCCAACCGAAAACGACCATGGCCCTCTGCAACCGCTCCCATTCCTTTTTCACGCTCAAACAATCCCGCATCAGCTGGGACGGCATGGAATTGCGCAACCTCGGCAGCGCGCCCGTGGCCACAGGCACGGGGTACACCTTCATCCACACCCTCGACAGCATGGGCATCCGCCATGTGGAATTCCCCACACAATCGGAATGTTTCGAAAAACTGCAGCAGGGGCTGGTGGGAGCCGTGGCTACCCTCGACGACATGGGCCAAAGCGTGCTGGCGGAACACCCGGAGCTGCTCCGCAACGTGGTCAAGCTTTCGCCTCCCATCGGCTCGAACCATTATTACCTCGCCTTTTCCCGCAACTTCGTCCGCCACAACCCTGCGTTGGTGCAGCGCTTCTGGAAAACCATGTACGCCGTGGCCCGTTCAAAGGAATTCTCGTCCATCAGAAACACCTACGCGGCCAACCTGCCGCATTGA
- a CDS encoding cereblon family protein — MVLCRACGATIAPACSRMAVNGSNTHVFFNPHGLVFEVSCFGPAPGATPVGRATIEYTWFAGHVWRIALCASCQAHLGWHFQGEGNSFFAFMTKAIREHSSPSKA, encoded by the coding sequence ATGGTCCTGTGCCGCGCCTGCGGGGCCACCATTGCCCCGGCCTGTTCCCGCATGGCCGTGAACGGCAGCAACACCCACGTATTCTTCAATCCCCACGGCCTTGTCTTCGAGGTCTCCTGCTTTGGCCCGGCGCCGGGCGCAACCCCGGTGGGCCGAGCCACCATCGAATACACGTGGTTTGCGGGCCACGTCTGGCGCATCGCCCTGTGCGCCTCCTGCCAGGCGCATCTGGGCTGGCATTTTCAGGGCGAGGGCAACAGCTTTTTCGCCTTCATGACCAAGGCCATCCGTGAACACTCATCGCCGTCCAAAGCCTGA
- a CDS encoding DMT family transporter, producing MSKSATARQPAALISLPTMTLLGAVLFWGSSFPAMKAALRVLDPWSIMWLRLTVGSLILTPVLGRIVQPRVILNRWKLFLPLAALQPCLYFLLESYALKYTTSAQAGIVAACLPIMVAVGARVFLAERISPRAYAGLLLSVLGVVWLTLAGTPSGDAPNPLLGNLLELGAMAAASGSILIIKHLSEQFGPWTITAVQTLAGAIFFLPGIGPLLHVPAADLASVLPVAAYLGSCVTLGAFGLYNIGVARIPASRASVFINLVPVVAVFFAWLFLGETLNPMQLLAAGCIFLGVWVTQKSA from the coding sequence ATGAGCAAGTCAGCAACCGCCCGGCAGCCCGCCGCGCTCATATCCCTGCCCACCATGACCCTGCTCGGGGCCGTGCTGTTCTGGGGCAGTTCGTTCCCGGCCATGAAGGCCGCCCTGCGCGTGCTGGACCCGTGGAGCATCATGTGGCTGCGCCTGACCGTGGGCAGCCTGATCCTGACCCCGGTGCTCGGCCGCATCGTGCAGCCCCGGGTCATACTGAACCGGTGGAAACTGTTCCTGCCTCTGGCCGCGTTACAGCCCTGCCTCTATTTCCTGCTGGAGTCCTACGCGCTCAAATACACCACCTCGGCGCAGGCCGGGATCGTGGCCGCATGCCTGCCCATCATGGTGGCTGTGGGAGCGCGCGTATTCCTTGCGGAAAGAATCAGCCCCCGAGCCTATGCGGGGCTGCTGCTTTCGGTGCTCGGCGTGGTCTGGCTCACGCTGGCCGGCACGCCCTCGGGCGACGCGCCGAACCCGCTGCTGGGCAACCTGCTGGAACTTGGAGCCATGGCCGCGGCATCCGGCTCCATCCTGATCATCAAGCACCTGAGCGAACAATTCGGCCCATGGACCATCACTGCGGTGCAGACCCTTGCGGGCGCGATCTTCTTTCTGCCCGGCATCGGCCCGCTGCTGCACGTTCCGGCCGCAGACCTTGCGTCCGTGCTGCCCGTGGCCGCGTACCTCGGCTCCTGCGTCACGCTGGGCGCGTTCGGCCTGTACAACATCGGGGTCGCACGCATCCCTGCCAGCCGGGCCTCCGTGTTCATCAACCTCGTGCCCGTGGTGGCCGTGTTCTTTGCGTGGCTCTTTCTGGGCGAAACCCTGAACCCCATGCAGCTTCTGGCTGCCGGGTGCATCTTCCTCGGGGTCTGGGTCACGCAGAAAAGCGCATGA